The nucleotide window GAAGATAAAAAGTTTGAGTGTTTCTTGTCTGAAAATACACGTTTACCAATGATGTATATGAATGATGCTGTAGATGCAACAATACAATTAATGCAAGCCAAACCAGAAGATGTAAAAATTAGAACTGCCTATAATTTATCTGCAATAGATTTTACACCTAAAGAAATTGCTGAAGAAATTAAAAAGCATATTCCTGATTTTGAAATTTCTTACAATCCAGATTTTAGACAAGCTATTGCAGATAGTTGGCCTTCATCTATAGATGATTCTGAAGCAAGAAAAGATTGGAACTGGAAACATAATTTCGATTTAAAATCAATGACAGAAGACATTCTTAACAGCTTAAAAGAGCAAGAATAGTTTATTGTAAGTATTCTTAAAATTTTCGTCTAAAAAATAGAATTTAGTGCAAATCGAAATGAAAGATATTATACAAGAAAGTTTAAAAAATACATACACCTATTTAGAATATAAAAATTTGGTAAAACACCTTTTAGCTGAAGGTAAATCTACTGGTCCTAATCAATCTGAAGCATTAACAAATTACAGTTTGTTAAATGATAAAAGAATGAAACGTCTAGACAAAACCATTAAGCTAACTGAAAATACGCAATTAGAAATTGCAAAAGTTACCCAGCCACAAACCTGGCTTGTAATTACAGAAGGTTGGTGTGGAGATGCTGCCCAAAATTTACCTGTAATAGATAAAATGGCTAGCTTAAACTCAAATATTGAGTTGAAGTTGGTTTTGCGTGATGAAAATTTGGCTTTGATGGATTTGTTTCTAACCAATGGTGGTAGGTCTATTCCTAAATTAATCATTTTAGACAAAGATGTAAACGTTATAAATACTTGGGGTCCAAGACCAAAAGTAGCTACTAAAATGGTTGCAGATTATAAAGCAGAACATGGTGCTTTAGATGCCACTTTTAAACAAGATTTACAAGTTTGGTATAATAAAGACAAAGGACAAAGTACTCAGAACGATTTTGTAGAAATGATTCAAAACTCATTCTTAAAAGAGGCTTAGTTCCTACCAATAATCTTTAAAAAACCGCAAACTGAAATTAGTAAGTTTGCGGTTTTTCTTTGCTTATCTTTGCACAAAAAAGAACCATGTTTGTTGATTACAGTGAAATTTCTGATGATGCCAAAGTTTGGATTTATCCTTCTAGTAGAAAATTTTACAACACAGAAATTGAAGCGCTTGAAAGTAGTATAAAATCGTTTGTAAAAAATTGGCAAAAAGAAGATGAAAACTTCAAAGCATCTTACCAATTTTTATATAATAGATTTATTGTATTGGTGGTAGAGTATTCAGAAACTGCCATTTCAAATGCAGTTATAGATGCATCTGTCTCTTTTATTTTACAACTTCAAGAAACCTATAAAGTTGAGCTTTTAGATAAAATGAATGTATGTTTTAAACAAGGTGAATTTGTGCAGTACAAAGAACTTAAAGACTTTAAAAAACTACTTAAAAACAAAGCATTAACAGGTAAATCTATAATTTTTGATAATCTTGTAAACAACAATTACGATTTTAAAAACTTCTGGGAAATGCCAATTGAAGACAGTTGGTACAATCGATTTTTATAATTTTTTATGCTTACTGTAAACCATATTTCCTTTCACTATCCCAAATCTAAAATTGTTTTAAATGATTTTAATTTTAGCCTAAATCAAGGAGAACATCTTTGTGTAATGGGTGAAAGTGGCTGTGGAAAATCGACACTTTTAAAAGCTATTTATGGTTTATTAGATTTAAATAAAGGATCTATCCATTGGAATGATGAACAAATTCTTGGGCCAGAGTTTAACCTAGTACCTGGATTTGATACATTTAAATACGTGGCTCAAGATTTTGATTTAATGCCTTATATTTCTGTATCAGAGAATATTAAAAAGTACTTATCTCGCTTTTATCCTAAAGAAAGTGAACAAAGAACACAAGAGCTTTTAGAAGTTATAGAAATGAAAGCTTTCGAGAACACAAAAGTTAAAAACTTAAGTGGTGGCCAGAAACAAAGAGTAGCTATTGCACGAGCCTTAGCTAAAGAACCTGTGCTTTTGTTATTAGATGAACCCTTTAGCCAAATAGATAATTTTAAGAAAAATACACTTCGTAGAAATCTATTTCAATACTTAAAAGAGAAGAATATAGCTTGTATAGTTGCTACACATGACAAAAATGATGCCCTTTCTTTTGCTGATTACTTATTAGTAATTAAAGACAATAAGATTTTAATAAACGAAAATCCTGAAGATGCTTATGCAAACCCAAAAGAGAAATATGTTACCTCTTTATTTGATGATGTAAACGAAGTAATTATAAATAATAAGAAACAATTATTATATCCTCATCAAATTAAAATTATTGAAAAATCTAATTTACAGGCACAAGTTACAAATGCCTATTATAAAGGAGGTTTTTGGTTAATTGAGGTGTCATTTAATAATCAACTTTTATTTGTTAATCATGCAAATGCACTATCAAAAGGAGCAAAAGTTAATTTAGGCATAAAAAAAGTCACCTAAATATAAAATTAAGGTGACAAAAATTATAAACTAATCCATAATGACCCCTTAAAAAAATTTACACCTTATGAAAAAGTTGGGGGATATAATTTTTCAATTGGTATTTCTACAAATTTATAAGGTTTACGTATTCAAAAAAGGTAAATCTCTGATTATTAACTGTAAAAATGGGAAAACCTTAAACTTTCACTGTCTTTCTAAAACTTTCTGGAGTATAAGAGGTATGTTTTTTAAAGTACTTATAAAAGTTAGCTGGGTCATTAAAACCAAGCTTAAAGGCCACTTGTTTTGCAGACATATTTGTATGTAAAATGTCTTTTTTCGCTTTTATAATAACGACTTCGTCTATGAAGGCTTTAACAGATTTATTACTAATAAAATTTACAATAGTATTTAATTTCTTAGCTGAAAAACCCATCATATGTGCATAGTCTTCTACCTTTTTAGTTTTGTGATAATTCTTTTCTACAAGATTTTGAAACTTAATAAACTCTTTTAAATGGTTGTTTAACTCGACTTTATTAAAGCCTCTAGATTTAATTCTATGAACCAAAGACAATAAAACATGGAGTAAACTTCTATTTATTCGTAAAGAATATTCATCTGCAACAACACTCGATTCCATTTCTAAACTTTGAACCAGTTTTATTATCTCTGTTAGTTCTTGATCAGCTATCTGAGTTTTTGGAGAAGTTAATAGCTCATTAAAAGCTTGTATAGATTTAGAAACTTCATTTTCATTTAAATACCTATTTAAAAAATCTTCTTTAAAAAAAATTACATATCCTTTGGCATCACTCTTATAAAAGCGATGTATTTGATTTCTTCTAATGGCTAAAAGTGTTCCTTTTGTGTAGGTGTAATCTGTATAATCTATATTATGTTTTCCTTCTCCTTCTGTAATTAAAAGTAAAATGTAGTAATTTAAACTATGAAACGCAGTCATAGTCTCTAAAGGAGGAAGGCTAAATAACTCTTCTAGCTTTGCTGTACAAAAGTTTGGCTCTGTGTGTACAGCACAATATTTATTAGGTAATTGTGTAATTGGCATAGTTGGGGGAGTTTACTATATAATATAAAAATACAAATTATTTAATTAATACAATTTCTATTTTTTTATTATTAAACGAAATTGTTTGACCTTTTGATTTGCCCAGTAATAGTTTACCAATTGGTGAAGAAACAGATATTGCAAAATACAAATTATCTCCTATCACTATTTGGCCTGCAGAAATACTTAAAAAATAGGTGGCACTATTTGTATAGATGATGCTTCCTAGATGTGCAATTTCAGAAGTTATACTTGTATTTATTTTAGATAATATTGTGTTCATTTCAGAAATTCCAACCAATTGCTGACTTGCTTTCTCCATTTCTAATTGCAACATAGCTCTACCTGTTTCATGTTTATCTCCTGCAGAACTTTTTGCTTCAGAAGTTAAAGCTTTCTGATTAGATGATATAGTTTGTTGCACAGTCTGCAACCTCTCATTTACAAACGATTTACAAGATTCTAAAAGTTGTTTTTTGAGCTCCATAATTACTTAAATATTGCATAAGCACCATAATTTCCATGATGAGCTGTAGAAATAAATACTGGTAATTTCTGATTTTGTCTAGAAAGATAAGGAACTCCAAATTCATCTTTTCTGATAACAGTTTCTGTAGAAAAATTATTCAGCAAATTTTGATTTGTAGTTATAGATTGTTTTTTGATATTATCTATATAAAAGGACTTTTGAACAATACCTTCTTTAACAACCCAAGAGTGGATGTACTCTTTTGTTAATTTATATTGCATTTTAAATGTATGCTCTAAAAACTCAACAACACCTTCATTTTTTGAGGTGATAAAACAATGAAATTTTTTAGGAGCAAAAAAGCGATTTTTGTCAGTTTGAATATGGCATTTATAAGCAGCTTCTTTCATGCTCCAAAAAAGCCATACCAGTTCAAACGGATTTTGAGCCTTTTCAATCGCTCTAATTTCATTTTCTGAAAACTGTTTTTTTAAAAAACCTTTACGTTGCCAATTGCTTTGTGTTTTTGCAAGCTCTAAATCAACAACATCATTACCTATCATTTAGCTGCTAACTTTGCCTCAATTATTTCTATTGCAGCTTTAACAGAAAGCATTTTTTCCATAGAATCATTGTCTATTTCTATATCAAATTCATCTTCTACATCTAAAACCACATCTACTAAATTAGCAGAGTTAATTTTTAGATCTTTAATAAAATCTGTGTCTTCAGATAAATTATTAAAAGCCTGTTCATCTTGCACATAAGGCTTTATAATTTCTTTTAATTTGGCAATAAGTGCTTCTTTTGTCATGTAATAAAATCAAGAATATTTTTTAAAGATAACACAAGCATTTACATCACCAAAACCAAAACTTGCTTTTGCTACAATATTGATTTCTTTTTCTACACTTTTAGTTGGTATTTTTTCTGTAGCTATTAACTCAGAAATTTCAGGATGAATGTCTTCGCAATTTATATTTGGAAACACAAACTGTTCTTTAATTTGCAACACTGAAGCTACAGTTTCTATAGCACCTGAGGCTGCTAGACAATGCCCAATTTGCGATTTTAATGAGTTTATCAATGGAAAATCATCTCCTTTTCTTTGCAAAGCTTTGGTCCAATTTTCGATTTCTAAACTGTCTTTACTAGTTGCTGTTAAATGGCCATTTATAGCATCAATCTCATCTGCAGAAATATTGGAATCTAATAATGCATCAACAATACATTTTTGAACTGCTTCTGCATTTGGAGCTGTAAGAGTACCTCCATTTCTTTGACCTCCAGAGTTTATATTTCCTCCTAAAACCTCAGCATAAATAGTAGCATTTCTTTCTAAAGCACTTTCTAAAGATTCTAAAACTAGAGCTCCAGAACCACTTCCAGGCACAAAACCAGATGCTGTTTTACTCATGGGTCTTGAACCTTTTTCTGGAGAATCATTATGCTTATAAGTCATTACTCTCATTGCATCAAAACCACCCCAAGAATATAAAGAACTATCACTTGAGCTGCCTACTAACATTCGTTTTGCTTTGCCTATTTTAATACGTTCAAAACCCATTAGCAAAGCTTCTGTACCAGTTGTACAAGCAGAAGAATTTGTAGTGATTTGATTACCAAAACCTAAAATACCTCCTAAATATGCAGAAATTCCACTTGCCATAGTTTGTACAACAGAAGTGCTACCTAAACGTCTTACCTTATTATCATCTATCTTATAAATAGATTCTCTAAACTTTTCGATTCCTGATGTGCCTGTTCCAAAAATTACACCAGAATTGTAATCAATAATTGAGTTTTCATCAACCAAAAAACCTGCATCCTTCCAAGCATCAATAGCAGCCATGCATCCATATAGAATAGAAGTGCTATTAAAACCTCTTAATTGTAATGCTGTTAAATATTCGAGTTTTTTTTCTTCTGAAACATTTGGAATTCCTCCTATACAACAAGAAAAACCTTTATCTTTTAAATGCTGATGAAATTGTATACCTGATTTACCATTTTGAATAGCATTTGTAAATTGGTCTAAACCAACTCCATTTGGAGCAACAACCCCTAAACCCGTAATTACAACTCTATTGTTCATTCTATTTTACGATTATCATTCCAGAAATGGTTCCTCTACAAACCAATTCATTATTTGCATTTAACATTTTAACTTTGCATTTTAGTTTATTGAATCTAAAATATTCTTTTTCTGAAATTACTGTAATTTTCTCATTAGGTAATACAGGTAAAAAGAAATCAACTTGATTAGAAGTTAGTGCAATTTTTGGTTTTTTGGTTGATGAAATTACATCTTTCAACAAAAAAATTCCGAAACTTACTACCCCAATTTGAGCCATAGTTTCAGTTAGTATTACACCAGGAGTTATAGGGTTTTCTTTAAAATGACCTTCATAAAAAAACTCGTTTTCTTTAAATGTATATGAACCAGAAACTCCAATTTCTGAAAGCTCTGTTAATTCATCAACAAACAAAAATGGTTTTTGATAAGGTAATAGTTTTATGATCTCAGCTGCTTTCATCTTAATTCAAACTTTCTCCTCCATCAACTTTTAGTATTGTTCCATTAATCCAAGAAGCTTCGTCTTTACATAATAAATAGGCAGCATTTGCAACATTATCAGGTGTTGTAAGTTTTTGAAAAGGATTTCTTTTTAAGGTGTGTTTTTTAATTGCATCACTATTTGGAATCATATTTAAAGATGCTGTATCTGTTACACCTGCTTGTATGCAATTTGCTCTAATTCCAAATGATGCAAACTCTAATGCAATGTTTCTAGAAATGGCTTCTAAGGTTACTTTTGCTGCAGAAACAGCTGCATAATTTTGCCAAGGTTTTGTATTACCTTCACTCGTAAAACTGATGATTCTTGCATCTTCTGCAAAAAGTTTTCTTTCAAAAATAGATTTAAACCAATCATATAAACTAATAGCCATTGCATTTATGGTAATTTGAAAATCATCATTTTGAAGCGTTTGATTTTCTTCTGAAACCATTGGTTTTAAATTGCCTTTAGCAATGGAATGAATTAGCGTTTTTATTTTGCCTTTTTCTCCTAAATGTTCTTTCAATTCTACCAAGCAATTTTCTCTTTTGGCAATATTTAAAGCATCAATATTAAAGCTTAAAAATTCTATATTCTGATCTTGAATTTCTTTAAACTGTTGCTCTATCTCCTCTTTCTGTGATCTTGAATTTCTATGAACAATACAAATATTTAAACCGTGTTTTGCCAATTTTTTTGCAGTAGCTAAACCCAAACCACTAGAGCCTCCTAAAATTAAAGCCCATTCGTTTTTATGTTCAAATTCTTTTACCATTCTAATAATATTCTTTGTGCTGAAAAACCTGGACCAAAACTTAACATAATTCCACGTTCTCCTTTTTTAGGGTTTCTATCCATAAATCGCTCTAATACATACAAAACTGTTGCACTAGACATGTTTCCATACAAACGTAAAACCTCTTTTGTATCGTCTATATTTTTGCCTAAAACCCCAAATAATTCTTCTACAGTTTGTACAATTTTTTTTCCTCCTGGATGAAAAATTAAATGA belongs to Polaribacter dokdonensis and includes:
- a CDS encoding AraC family transcriptional regulator; translated protein: MPITQLPNKYCAVHTEPNFCTAKLEELFSLPPLETMTAFHSLNYYILLLITEGEGKHNIDYTDYTYTKGTLLAIRRNQIHRFYKSDAKGYVIFFKEDFLNRYLNENEVSKSIQAFNELLTSPKTQIADQELTEIIKLVQSLEMESSVVADEYSLRINRSLLHVLLSLVHRIKSRGFNKVELNNHLKEFIKFQNLVEKNYHKTKKVEDYAHMMGFSAKKLNTIVNFISNKSVKAFIDEVVIIKAKKDILHTNMSAKQVAFKLGFNDPANFYKYFKKHTSYTPESFRKTVKV
- a CDS encoding thioredoxin family protein, giving the protein MKDIIQESLKNTYTYLEYKNLVKHLLAEGKSTGPNQSEALTNYSLLNDKRMKRLDKTIKLTENTQLEIAKVTQPQTWLVITEGWCGDAAQNLPVIDKMASLNSNIELKLVLRDENLALMDLFLTNGGRSIPKLIILDKDVNVINTWGPRPKVATKMVADYKAEHGALDATFKQDLQVWYNKDKGQSTQNDFVEMIQNSFLKEA
- a CDS encoding ABC transporter ATP-binding protein, producing MLTVNHISFHYPKSKIVLNDFNFSLNQGEHLCVMGESGCGKSTLLKAIYGLLDLNKGSIHWNDEQILGPEFNLVPGFDTFKYVAQDFDLMPYISVSENIKKYLSRFYPKESEQRTQELLEVIEMKAFENTKVKNLSGGQKQRVAIARALAKEPVLLLLDEPFSQIDNFKKNTLRRNLFQYLKEKNIACIVATHDKNDALSFADYLLVIKDNKILINENPEDAYANPKEKYVTSLFDDVNEVIINNKKQLLYPHQIKIIEKSNLQAQVTNAYYKGGFWLIEVSFNNQLLFVNHANALSKGAKVNLGIKKVT
- a CDS encoding GreA/GreB family elongation factor, which encodes MELKKQLLESCKSFVNERLQTVQQTISSNQKALTSEAKSSAGDKHETGRAMLQLEMEKASQQLVGISEMNTILSKINTSITSEIAHLGSIIYTNSATYFLSISAGQIVIGDNLYFAISVSSPIGKLLLGKSKGQTISFNNKKIEIVLIK
- a CDS encoding 3-hydroxyacyl-ACP dehydratase FabZ family protein — translated: MKAAEIIKLLPYQKPFLFVDELTELSEIGVSGSYTFKENEFFYEGHFKENPITPGVILTETMAQIGVVSFGIFLLKDVISSTKKPKIALTSNQVDFFLPVLPNEKITVISEKEYFRFNKLKCKVKMLNANNELVCRGTISGMIIVK
- a CDS encoding acyl carrier protein is translated as MTKEALIAKLKEIIKPYVQDEQAFNNLSEDTDFIKDLKINSANLVDVVLDVEDEFDIEIDNDSMEKMLSVKAAIEIIEAKLAAK
- a CDS encoding 4'-phosphopantetheinyl transferase family protein — encoded protein: MIGNDVVDLELAKTQSNWQRKGFLKKQFSENEIRAIEKAQNPFELVWLFWSMKEAAYKCHIQTDKNRFFAPKKFHCFITSKNEGVVEFLEHTFKMQYKLTKEYIHSWVVKEGIVQKSFYIDNIKKQSITTNQNLLNNFSTETVIRKDEFGVPYLSRQNQKLPVFISTAHHGNYGAYAIFK
- a CDS encoding SDR family oxidoreductase, yielding MVKEFEHKNEWALILGGSSGLGLATAKKLAKHGLNICIVHRNSRSQKEEIEQQFKEIQDQNIEFLSFNIDALNIAKRENCLVELKEHLGEKGKIKTLIHSIAKGNLKPMVSEENQTLQNDDFQITINAMAISLYDWFKSIFERKLFAEDARIISFTSEGNTKPWQNYAAVSAAKVTLEAISRNIALEFASFGIRANCIQAGVTDTASLNMIPNSDAIKKHTLKRNPFQKLTTPDNVANAAYLLCKDEASWINGTILKVDGGESLN
- a CDS encoding beta-ketoacyl-[acyl-carrier-protein] synthase family protein, whose product is MNNRVVITGLGVVAPNGVGLDQFTNAIQNGKSGIQFHQHLKDKGFSCCIGGIPNVSEEKKLEYLTALQLRGFNSTSILYGCMAAIDAWKDAGFLVDENSIIDYNSGVIFGTGTSGIEKFRESIYKIDDNKVRRLGSTSVVQTMASGISAYLGGILGFGNQITTNSSACTTGTEALLMGFERIKIGKAKRMLVGSSSDSSLYSWGGFDAMRVMTYKHNDSPEKGSRPMSKTASGFVPGSGSGALVLESLESALERNATIYAEVLGGNINSGGQRNGGTLTAPNAEAVQKCIVDALLDSNISADEIDAINGHLTATSKDSLEIENWTKALQRKGDDFPLINSLKSQIGHCLAASGAIETVASVLQIKEQFVFPNINCEDIHPEISELIATEKIPTKSVEKEINIVAKASFGFGDVNACVIFKKYS